CCACATCGGCATCGCGACGCAGACGGACGCCGGCCTGATGGTGCCCGTCGTGCACCATGCGGAGGCGCGCGATCCGTGGTCCAGCGCGACCGAGATCGCGCGCCTGGCCGACGCGGCCCGCCACGGCAAGGCGGCGCGCGACGAGCTGTCCGGCTCGACGATCACGATCACGAGCCTCGGCGCGCTGGGCGGCATCGTCAGCACGCCGGTCATCAACCATCCGGAAGTGGCCATCGTGGGCGTGAACCGCATCGTCGACCGGCCCGTCATCCGGAACGGCGGCATGGTGGCGCGCAAGCTGATGAATCTGTCGTCGTCGTTCGACCACCGCGTCATCGACGGGATGGTGGCGGCCGAATTCATCCAGACGATCCGCGGCTACCTCGAGTCGCCGGCTACCCTGTTCGTGGAGTGAACGCATGGCGATCAATATCGAAAACACGACGCTGCTCGTCATCGGCGGCGGCCCGGGCGGCTATGTCGCGGCGATCCGCGCCGGCCAGCTCGGCATTCCGACCGTGCTCGTCGAAGGGGCGGACCTGGGCGGCACGTGCCTGAACATCGGCTGCATCCCGTCCAAGGCCCTGATTCACGCGGCGGACGCGTTCCACCAGGCCGCGAGTCATGCGCACGACTCGCCGCTCGGCATCCGCGCGGGCGCGCCGACCATCGACATCAACCGCACGGTCGCGTGGAAGGACGGCATCGTCAAACGGCTGACGGGCGGCGTCGGCGCGCTGCTGAAAAAGAACGGCGTGAAGGTCGTGCAAGGCTGGGCGCGCATCGTGGACGGCAAGACGGTCGAAGTGGGCGATCTGCGCATCCGCTGCGAGCACCTGCTGCTGGCGACCGGATCGGCGCCCGTGGAACTGCCGTTCCTGCCGTTCGGCGGTCATGTCGTGTCGTCGACGGAAGCGCTGGCCCCGGCGACGCTGCCCGAACACCTGGTGGTCGTCGGTGCGGGCTATATCGGACTGGAACTCGGCATCGCCTACCGCAAGCTGGGCGCGCGCGTGACGGTCGTGGAAGCGGCCGGCCGCGTGCTGCCCGCCTACGACGATGAACTCGTGAAGCCCGTCGCGACGAGCCTCGAGCGTCTGGGCATCGACGTCCACCTGGAGGCCAGCGTGATGGGCCTGACGGACGACGGCAGCGGTGTGCGCATGAAGAACGGCGGCGGTGACGAGGCCGTGCTGGCGGCGGACCGCGTGCTCGTCGCCGTCGGCCGCCGTCCGCGCACGGAAGGGTATGGCCTGGAAAGCCTGCTGCTCGACATGAACGGGCGTTTCGTACGCATCGACAACCAGTGCCGCACGTCGATGCGCAACGTGTGGGCGATCGGCGACCTGACGGGCGAACCGATGCTCGCGCACCGTGCCATGGCCCAGGGCGAGATGGTGGCCGAACTCATTGCCGGCAAGCGCCGCCACTTCGCGCCGGCCGCAATTCCCGCCGTCTGCTTCACGGATCCGGAAGTGGTCGTCGTCGGCATGACGCCGCAGGAGGCCGCCGACCTGGGGAGCGACTGCATCGCGGCGAGCTTCCCGTTCGCCGCGAACGGCCGCGCGATGACGCTCGCGTCGACGGATGGTTTCGTGCGTGTCGTCGCGCGCAAGGACAACCACGTCATCGTCGGCTGGCAGGCCGTGGGCGGCGCCGTGTCCGAGCTGTCGACGGCGTTCGTGCAATCCATCGAGATGGGCGCGCAGCTCGAGGACGTGGCGGGCACCATCCACGCGCATCCGACCTTGGGCGAAGCCGTGCAGGAAGCGGCGCTGCGCGCGCTGGGACAGGCGCTGCACATTTGAATGATGGCACGAGCCCACACGACCTGATGAATAGACGCACGGGCGAAACCGCGTCGCCCCCGACGCGATGCCGCCCGTGCCGCGCACCAGGCCGCTGGCACGCCCCCGATCCCGGACCAGGCCCGGGCCTTGCTACTTCGTTACCTGCGCTTGGTGGCGCCGCCCTGCTCCGCGTCGCTGTCCGACTGGCGGCTGCCCGCGTTGCCGGTGCTTAAGCTGCCGATGCCGCCGAGCCCCGTCTGCAGTTCGCCCGCTTCCTCGCCGACATAGCCTTCGCCGTCGCGTTCCGCGTCGTTGCTCAGCAGGTCGTCCGTGCGGCCTTTTTGCAGATTGCCGCCCGTATCCGATTGCGCATTGGTGCCCGTGCCGCCGACGCCCAGCGTGCCGGCCGCGCTCGAGCCGTCCTTCGTCACCTGATCGTAGTTGCGCCCTTTGGCGTCCTTGCCTTCGCTCTGCATGGACATGGGATTCTCCATTCGTTCGCGTTGACGACCATCTTAATCCTCTGGATCCTCCGGGCTATAGGCATGCACGCGGCTGGCTTGTAGGACATGTCGGGCGAGAATGCGTGCAGGATATGCTATAAAAGTGTGTTGCAATCATTAAAAGACGCATGAACGAACCGAACATCCTGGTGGTCTTCGCCCACCCGGCGCCGCACCGCTCGCCGGTCCACCGAAGCCTGGCCGAGACGGCGCGCGCGCTGCCCGGCGTCGAGTTGCGCGACCTGTACGAGCTGTATCCCGACTTCGACATCGACGGCGAGCGCGAACGCGAATTGCTGCGCGCGGCCCACCTGCTCGTCTTCCTGCACCCGTTCCGCTGGTACGGCATGCCTGCGCTCGTGAAAGAATGGATGGACGTCCTGCTGCAGCCGGGCTGGGCATATAACGACGACAACCACACGGGCGAATGCGCGCTGCGCGGCAAAAGCTTCTGGCTCGTCACGACGACGGGCAGCGGGCCGGACGCTTACCAGCCCGGCGGCCTGCACGGCCGCCCGTTCACGGACTTTCTCGCGCCGTACGAGGCGACGGCCGCGCTGTGCGGCATGGACTGGATCGCGCCGCTCGTCATGCACGGATCGGCCCAGGCGACGCCGGAAGCCGTCGACGCCCTCGCGGCCGAGTTCCGGCGCCGCCTCGAAGGATACGCGGGTCTGGCGAACGCCGCCGCGGAGGAGCGTGCGCATGGAACATAACCTCCTGCAAAACGCGGTCGTCTACCTCGGCGCCGCCGTGCTGGTCGTGCCGCTGGCGAAACGCCTGGGCATGGGCGCCGTGCTGGGCTACCTGGTGGCCGGCATCCTGATCGGGCCCTTCGGCCTGCGCTTCGTCGCGGACGGCGAAGACGCCCTGCACTTCGCCGAATTCGGCGTCGTGCTGCTGCTGTTCCTGATCGGCCTCGAACTGGAGCCGAGCCGGCTGTGGGCGCTGCGGCGCCCGATCTTCGGCTGGGGCGGCGCGCAGGTCGCGGGCGTCGCGGCCGGCCTGTTCGGCGCGGCGCTGCTGGCCGGGATCGATTGGAAAGTCGCGCTGATCGCGGGCCTCGGCCTGTCGTTGTCGTCGACGGCGATCGCCCTCGCCTCGCTGGAGGAACGCAACCTGATGCCGACGCCGGCCGGCCAGGCCGGCTTCGCGATATTGCTGTTCCAGGACATCGCCGCGATCCCGATGATCGCCATCGTGCCGCTGCTGGGCGTGCCGGAATCGGCGGGCGGCGGAGGCAATGCGTGGATCGCCGCGCTGAAAGTCGCGGGCGTCCTCGCAGGCCTCGTCGTCGCGGGCCGGTTCCTCATCCGCCCGCTGCTGCGCATCATCGCGAAGACCGACACGCGCGAGATCTTCACGGCATTCGCGCTGCTGCTCGTCATCGCGATCTCGCTGCTGATGCAGTGGGTGGGCATGTCGATGGCCCTCGGCGCCTTCATGGCCGGCGTGCTGCTCGCCGATTCCGAATACCGCCACGCGCTCGAGACCGACCTGGAACCGTTCAAGGGCCTGCTGCTCGGGCTGTTCTTCATCGCGGTCGGCATGTCGGTCGACTTCGCCGTGTTCCTTGCCCAACCGGGCCTCGTGCTGGGCCTCGTCGCCGCCTTCCTCGTGATCAAGGTCGCGGTGCTGTACGGCCTGTCGCGCGGCCTGGACATCGCGCGCGGCCAGCACCTGCAGTTCGCGCTGCTGCTCGCCCAGGGCGGCGAATTCGCGTTCGTCGTGTTCGGCGCCGCGGCCACCGCGCGCGTCTTCTCGCCGGACGTCGCGTCCATCCTCGTGGTGGTCGTCGCACTGTCGATGGTCGTGACGCCGCTCGCGCTGATGGCCTTCGACCGCCTCGCGGCCGCGCGCGAATGCGCGGGCGGCAAGCGCGAGGCCGACCGCATCGAGCCGAACGAAGACCACGTGATCGTCGCCGGTTTCGGCCGCTTCGGCCAGATCGTCGGCCGCTTCCTGCATGCGAACCACGTGCGTCTGACGGTGCTCGACCACGACCCGGACCAGATCGAGGTGCTGCGCCATTTCGGCTTCAAGGTCTTTTACGGCGACGCGACGCGGCCCGACCTGCTACGCGCGGCGGGCGCCGCGAAGGCGCGCGCCGTCGTCGTCGCCATCGACGATATCGAGGACAGCTTGAAACTCGTCGACGCCGTGCGCCGCGAGTATCCCGACCTGCCCGTGTTTGCCCGCGCCCGCAACGTGACGCATTACTACCAGCTGATGGACCGCGGCGTGGAGCTCATCGAACGCGAGACGTTCGAGGCGGCGCTGCGGCTGGGCCGCTCCGTGATGACGGCGGGCCTCGGCCAGAGCGCGTACGCGACGCGCCAGGCGGCCCTGAAGTTCAGGCGCTACAATAAGCAGACGCTCGACGCGGTCTACCCGTATTACAAGGACCGGGAGGCGTTCGTGTCGATGGCCAAGCGGGCGCGCGAAGAGCTGGAAGCGATGATTTCGCGGGACCGCAAGGCGTTCGACGAAGAAACCGGCAGCGACTGGGATTGATGCAGGGTGGGCGGCTCCGCCGTTCACGCATTCGAACCACGTATGAATCGCCGCGCGGGCTTACATGCGACGCCTGGGCGCGTGGACGGACGAGCCGTCCACCCTACGGGGCTGCCTGATCGGTCCACGTCGGGCCGGGCGTGGATGGCGTGTCGCCGTTCCAATCCAGCCGGTCGATGCACATGCGCCGCGCCGTCTGCGCCAGATCCCAAGCGTGGTACACGATCCACGTCGTGCTGCCGTCGGGCGACACGGTGAACGAGTTATGGCCCGGCCCCAGCAGGGTGCCGCCCTTCGGCGTGCGCATCAGCAGGGCTTCGTGGCCGCCCTCGGGCCGCGCGTACGGTCCCAGCGGATGGTCCGCGACGACCCAGCTGACGCCGTAATTGTCGCGCTCCCACGCGCCGCCGCTGTAGAAGCAGTAGCAGCGGCCGTCGTGCTGCAGCACGGCCGCGCCCTCCACCGTGTGCCAGTCGTACACGGCCCCGTACATGTTGCGGCCCTTGCGGAACACATGCCAGTCCTCGTGCGGGCGCACGACGACGCGCGGCTCGCCCGCGAGGGTCGTCATGTCGACGAGGCGGTCGACGACGATGCCCGTGCCGACGCGGTAATCGCCTTCCGTTTCGAGAAAGTCGACGCAATAGAACAGATACCACTGGCCGTCGTCCGCACGGAACGGGTGGGCGTCGATGGCGAATGGCCGGTCGGGCACGAGCAGCTTGCCGCTGTCGGCGAACGGCCCGGCCGGGTGGTTTGCCACGGCCACGCGCAGCTTCTGGTCCGTGCCCTCCGCGGCCGAGCCGGCCGAGTAATACATGTAGACCCGTCCGTCGTGGCTCGCCACTTCCGGGGCCCAGTAATGGGATTCGCCGATCGGCAGCAGCGCGTGGCCCAGCGGTTCCCAATCGACGAGATCCGCCGAGCGCAGCACCGGCACCTGCAGCCCGTCCGGCGCGCCCGGCCCCGTGCCATACGCGTAGTAGATGCCGTCGTGACGGAGCACGAACGGGTCCGCGAACACGTCGGGATACACCGGGTTGCGGTACGTCTTCATCGTCATAACGAGAACCGCAGGCCGAGACCGTACGTGGTCGGGTTGTAGCGGATGTCGCGCGGGATCATCGGCGACTGCAGGTAGCTCTCGTACTTCTCGTGCGTCAGGTTGATCGCGTCTAACTGCAGCGACACGTTCTTGCTGAAGGCGTACGACACGCTCAGGTCGACATACGTGCTGGCCTTGACGATGCGGTCCATATTGAAGCGCGGCTCGGCGATCTGCTCGACGTAGTCGCCGCGGTGCGTGGCCGTCAAGCGTCCCGTGATGCCGTTCCCCTCGTACAGCAGCGCGAAGTTGTAGTTCTTCTTCGCGACGTTCGTCAGCGCCGTCGTGCGGTATGCGGTGCTCGTGGGCGAAACGAGCGTCTGGTTGTCGCCGTCGATCCAGGTGTAGTTGAACTGGGCGCCGAGATTGCTCCACGGGCCGGGCAGGAAGTCGAAGAATTTCTGGACGCCGAATTCGGCGCCGCGCAAGGTGCCCGTGCCGGAATTTTGCGGACGCGTCACGCGATAATTCTGTCCGCCGATGACTTCGTTCGATTCCATGTTCTGCAGATAGCCATTGATATCGCGGTGGAACAGCGCGATCTGCGCGTAGCCGTTTTTCGGGAAGTAGTATTCGAGCGTGGCGTCCGTGTTGATGGAGCGCGTGGGCCGCAGGTTCGGGTTGCCGGCCGAGCCGGTGCCCGGCGCGTTGACGGTCGGCGGAATCAAGGACAGGGCCGGGTTCAGCGACACGAAGTCGGGCCGCGTGATCGTCTTGCCGACGGAAAGGTGCGATTGCAGGTTCTCGCGCCAGCCGGCGACGGCAGCAAAGCTCGGCAGGAAGTTGTTCTCCGTCGAGCTGACCGCGATCGGTGTCACCACGTCGCCGATGCGGCTGTTGCCGTTCAGGTTGCGGGCCACGCGGACATAGCGCCCGCCGACCGTGCCGGACAGGTCCACGTCGCCCGCCTTCGTCTTCCAGCGCGCGGCCAGGTAGACGGTATTCGTGCTTTCGCGCTGTTCGAAGGTGCGGGTCGGATCGATCGCCACGCGGCCCGGCGCGGCGCCGTAGAACGCGCGCACGGCGTCGGCCTGGTCGATCAGGAAGTCGCGCGACGGCGTGAGCCACGGGCCGCCCAGGCGGTCCAGGCCCGGCACCATCGCTTCGAAACCGGGGCCGAACGCGTCGACGGGATTGGCGCGCACCGCGCCCGAGATATCGCTGTGGCCTTCCGCGCCGTGGAAGCTGGCCAGGTGGTTCGACAGGCGCAGGCCGGCGTCGATGCCCGAGAAGAAACCGTCGCCCAGCCGGTACGACGCGTCGCCGCGCCACTGCACCTGCTCGCCCTTCGAAATGCCCCAGTTCTGCACCATCCCGCGCAGCACGAACGCGCGCGGGTCGCGCAAGGCGTTGGGGCTCGCGGGCGTGCTCACGCTCGCATAGCCGCCGTGGCCGTCGGCGCCATAGGTGTAGACGCCGACGCTGGCGCCCGGGATTTGCTGGTCGACGATCACCGTGTCGTTCACGAAGGTCGACTTCGTCCAGCCGAAGTTTGAGCTGGCCTTCCACGGACCCTCGCGATAATTCAGGCCCAGGTTCAGGAAGTGCGTCGTCGTGTGTTCCTTCACGCCCCACGTCGACGTGGCCGTGTACGGGTCCCAGTCGTACGGCCCGCCGAACTGCTTGGCTTGCGCGTACGCCGACTGGATCGGGCACACCACGCCTTCCGGCGTGTTGCAGTAAGCGCCTTGCGGCGCCATCTGCACGTTGTACAGCGTCGGCGTCCACGTCGTGATGGCGAGGATGTAGTCGACCGCGCTGCGCGCGCGGTAGCCCGTGCCGAGGTATTGCACGTTCGCTTCCAGGGTTGGATTCACCTTCCATTGCAGGGCGCCGTGGATGCTGCCCCGGTCGCGGTCGCCCGCGTTGTAGATGCCGCCGACGTTCGGCAGTTCGCCCAGGCGGGCGCCCGGCGTGAGCGGCGCGAGAGGGCCGTCGTTCAAGCGGGTGCCGACGCCGTTCGCATCGACGGAGTGGACACGGTCGGGCCGGTCCACCCACTGCACCGGATAGCCCCAGTGCTCGCGGTTGAACGCGACGTCGAACAGGGCACCGATCTCGCCATAGCTCGTGTTCCAGCGGTTGCTGACCGAGAAGCCGCCGCCCGGATTGTTCTTCGTGCCCGTCGCACTGGACCCCGTCACCTTCTGGCGGCGGTCTTCCACATAACCCGTCAGGCTCAAGCCCTTCAGGTCGAACGGCTGGCGCAGCCGGACGTCGATGCCGCCCGCGATGCCGCCTTCCAGCTGGTTCGGCGTCGCCGTCTTGTACACGTCCAGGCCGCCGATCGATTGCACCGGCAGGTCCTGGTACTGCAGCCGGCGGCCGTTCCCCGTGAAGTACTCCATGCCGTTCAACGTCGTCGTGACGTCCGGGAGGCCGCGGATGATGACCTGGCTCGTCTCGCCGCGGTCGCGACCGACCTGCACGCCCGCGATGCGCTGCAGGGCGTCGCCAGCGGCGCGGTCCGGGAATTTGCCGATGTCTTCCGCGTTGATCGAGTCGACGACCTGCACGGAATCGCGCTTGATCGCCTCGGCGCTGCGGATGCTGCTGCGCAGGCCGGTGACGGTGACCTGCTGGACCTGGGTCGCCGGCGTTGCCTGATCGTCATTGGTCTGCGCTTGGACGGCGTGTGCGCACAGCGCAAGGATGCCCGCGCAC
This genomic stretch from Massilia putida harbors:
- the lpdA gene encoding dihydrolipoyl dehydrogenase, with the translated sequence MAINIENTTLLVIGGGPGGYVAAIRAGQLGIPTVLVEGADLGGTCLNIGCIPSKALIHAADAFHQAASHAHDSPLGIRAGAPTIDINRTVAWKDGIVKRLTGGVGALLKKNGVKVVQGWARIVDGKTVEVGDLRIRCEHLLLATGSAPVELPFLPFGGHVVSSTEALAPATLPEHLVVVGAGYIGLELGIAYRKLGARVTVVEAAGRVLPAYDDELVKPVATSLERLGIDVHLEASVMGLTDDGSGVRMKNGGGDEAVLAADRVLVAVGRRPRTEGYGLESLLLDMNGRFVRIDNQCRTSMRNVWAIGDLTGEPMLAHRAMAQGEMVAELIAGKRRHFAPAAIPAVCFTDPEVVVVGMTPQEAADLGSDCIAASFPFAANGRAMTLASTDGFVRVVARKDNHVIVGWQAVGGAVSELSTAFVQSIEMGAQLEDVAGTIHAHPTLGEAVQEAALRALGQALHI
- the kefF gene encoding glutathione-regulated potassium-efflux system oxidoreductase KefF yields the protein MNEPNILVVFAHPAPHRSPVHRSLAETARALPGVELRDLYELYPDFDIDGERERELLRAAHLLVFLHPFRWYGMPALVKEWMDVLLQPGWAYNDDNHTGECALRGKSFWLVTTTGSGPDAYQPGGLHGRPFTDFLAPYEATAALCGMDWIAPLVMHGSAQATPEAVDALAAEFRRRLEGYAGLANAAAEERAHGT
- the kefC gene encoding glutathione-regulated potassium-efflux system protein KefC codes for the protein MEHNLLQNAVVYLGAAVLVVPLAKRLGMGAVLGYLVAGILIGPFGLRFVADGEDALHFAEFGVVLLLFLIGLELEPSRLWALRRPIFGWGGAQVAGVAAGLFGAALLAGIDWKVALIAGLGLSLSSTAIALASLEERNLMPTPAGQAGFAILLFQDIAAIPMIAIVPLLGVPESAGGGGNAWIAALKVAGVLAGLVVAGRFLIRPLLRIIAKTDTREIFTAFALLLVIAISLLMQWVGMSMALGAFMAGVLLADSEYRHALETDLEPFKGLLLGLFFIAVGMSVDFAVFLAQPGLVLGLVAAFLVIKVAVLYGLSRGLDIARGQHLQFALLLAQGGEFAFVVFGAAATARVFSPDVASILVVVVALSMVVTPLALMAFDRLAAARECAGGKREADRIEPNEDHVIVAGFGRFGQIVGRFLHANHVRLTVLDHDPDQIEVLRHFGFKVFYGDATRPDLLRAAGAAKARAVVVAIDDIEDSLKLVDAVRREYPDLPVFARARNVTHYYQLMDRGVELIERETFEAALRLGRSVMTAGLGQSAYATRQAALKFRRYNKQTLDAVYPYYKDREAFVSMAKRAREELEAMISRDRKAFDEETGSDWD
- a CDS encoding glycoside hydrolase family 43 protein is translated as MTMKTYRNPVYPDVFADPFVLRHDGIYYAYGTGPGAPDGLQVPVLRSADLVDWEPLGHALLPIGESHYWAPEVASHDGRVYMYYSAGSAAEGTDQKLRVAVANHPAGPFADSGKLLVPDRPFAIDAHPFRADDGQWYLFYCVDFLETEGDYRVGTGIVVDRLVDMTTLAGEPRVVVRPHEDWHVFRKGRNMYGAVYDWHTVEGAAVLQHDGRCYCFYSGGAWERDNYGVSWVVADHPLGPYARPEGGHEALLMRTPKGGTLLGPGHNSFTVSPDGSTTWIVYHAWDLAQTARRMCIDRLDWNGDTPSTPGPTWTDQAAP
- a CDS encoding TonB-dependent receptor; the encoded protein is MTTFQLRPVCAGILALCAHAVQAQTNDDQATPATQVQQVTVTGLRSSIRSAEAIKRDSVQVVDSINAEDIGKFPDRAAGDALQRIAGVQVGRDRGETSQVIIRGLPDVTTTLNGMEYFTGNGRRLQYQDLPVQSIGGLDVYKTATPNQLEGGIAGGIDVRLRQPFDLKGLSLTGYVEDRRQKVTGSSATGTKNNPGGGFSVSNRWNTSYGEIGALFDVAFNREHWGYPVQWVDRPDRVHSVDANGVGTRLNDGPLAPLTPGARLGELPNVGGIYNAGDRDRGSIHGALQWKVNPTLEANVQYLGTGYRARSAVDYILAITTWTPTLYNVQMAPQGAYCNTPEGVVCPIQSAYAQAKQFGGPYDWDPYTATSTWGVKEHTTTHFLNLGLNYREGPWKASSNFGWTKSTFVNDTVIVDQQIPGASVGVYTYGADGHGGYASVSTPASPNALRDPRAFVLRGMVQNWGISKGEQVQWRGDASYRLGDGFFSGIDAGLRLSNHLASFHGAEGHSDISGAVRANPVDAFGPGFEAMVPGLDRLGGPWLTPSRDFLIDQADAVRAFYGAAPGRVAIDPTRTFEQRESTNTVYLAARWKTKAGDVDLSGTVGGRYVRVARNLNGNSRIGDVVTPIAVSSTENNFLPSFAAVAGWRENLQSHLSVGKTITRPDFVSLNPALSLIPPTVNAPGTGSAGNPNLRPTRSINTDATLEYYFPKNGYAQIALFHRDINGYLQNMESNEVIGGQNYRVTRPQNSGTGTLRGAEFGVQKFFDFLPGPWSNLGAQFNYTWIDGDNQTLVSPTSTAYRTTALTNVAKKNYNFALLYEGNGITGRLTATHRGDYVEQIAEPRFNMDRIVKASTYVDLSVSYAFSKNVSLQLDAINLTHEKYESYLQSPMIPRDIRYNPTTYGLGLRFSL